The sequence gaatgtggcaaagcttttcttagagcctcagttcatactagacatatgcgagtttacactggaagtaggccttataaacgtaaagactgagaaaaaacttttactagatctgctagctttacacaacatatgagaattcacagtggggagaggccttatgagtgtaaggaatacaagagaacatttactcaatccacaaacctcaaaatacatatgagtattcacagtgggcagaggttttatgagtgtaaggaatgtggaaatgcctttaataattcctcagaactcaatcaacatatgagaattcatagtggagagaagacattattacagtaatgaatgtaggaactaatttattcaatactcacacctcattaaccatataacaactcaaagtaaagggaagacttatgaatgtaaggaacatagtaacagatttaggaatgtaaggaatgtagtaacagatttagtgaatccaaaaacttcactgtacatatgaaaaacccatattgcagagaagcattaggaattatgacaaagctttataactctttagtagtgtgtgcgctcaattttctcatctgctgacttctatagatgcaacataaattttatggattattaattttacttatatacaaatatttttatgacctcaccaatatataggaatttggtaatgttttatacactattttctaaaattttattaaagaatatattaataatcctgtaccactattttctgaacatatatacttttatatgaataaatacttgtggggatctagctgtcatatggtatgtgtatttataacaagttaatatcaactcgtttttaagtaactgtgaaattctgtgatccaattagtagtgtttcaatgtagtttctgctggaatcacacaggctactttctggatgaactcaaagtactatttttgttagtggtaccaggaaagggcattctggaggtgaatcactgtacaaaaacaccatatatgttgaggtgatgaatttgtctatagcaatcaactagaacaaagtccaacatgctttaaggtgtcaaagaccccacagacagcctggtctcaatctaggacacaaaagttttcttttgttttcccaagaagaaaatatgacttttcatgatccatgtaaatgatgtggctgctaatcttagaaaacatggttactgattgatagcatgtccaatgcactgttactggtaaaaaacagacttggacatgtgcttctgagccagtgggtcacagtaatcagccttgtatatttcacttgactaccatgtctaaagtaatttttatcttctttgcaccagtttaagtctttttatgcccaaacagtaatcacagtgactaatactggataattggaatgaaagatttcttttgttttgtttttaatcattttatcatacaactcttatcacaacccatacatatatcaatcgcgtaaagcacatctgtacatgcattgccctcatcattctcaaaacattttttctccacttaagccactggcatcagttcatctcccccacctccactccccccaccctcttgaaccctcgataatttaaaaattattttgtcatatcttacactgtccaacgtctcctttcacccacttttctgttgtctgtcccccatggaggaggttatatatagatccttgcaatcggttctccctttccaccccttcctccctccaccctcccagtattgccgctcgtagcactggtcctgaaggtatcatccaccctggattccctgtgtttccagtaccgaactgtaccagtgtacatccttttgtctagccagatttgtaaggtagaattgggatcaggatagttgcggggtagaaagcatttaggaactagaaggaagttgtatgtttcatttttgctacattgaaacctaactggctcatctcattcctgcggcccttctgtaagggaatctccaattgcctgcagatggactttgggtcgccactacgcacagcacagccccttattcacaatgatatgattgtttgttctgaggatacctgatacctgatccctttgacacctcaggaccacacaggctggtgtgctccttccatgtaggctttgttgcttctgagctagatggccacttttttaccttcaagcctttaagaccccagaccctatatcttttgataatcaggcaccctcagctttcttcaccacatttgcttatgcaccaactttgtctttggcgattatgccaggaaggtgagcatcatgaaatgccagtttaatagaacaaaatactcttgcattgagggggaacttgagtggagccccaatggaatgaaagatttcttatccaactgggcatactcaggaatcttgactcctccttcaagatcctgacttcattttgttttcaatttattaggtctgatctcggcccaacatttttgtatcttcacttccacttagttcatggttaattgagtttattttttaatgaggagggtgccattttatcacctggggtttctccaacctaaactttcaaaatattaaggtccagtctcctgaaggacaaatcacagatcttttttattcagggagtttcctgatatttgtatatttttcatttagtcattttatgttctggtgaatgccaggtataggtttttgtgtatgtgtgtaatttattgacatttgctcatttctcttagttcaaaaatatcaggttaagaagtttatttatctgagataaaagacatacgtttaaatacatatttttgatgaggaaattctccactcagaactcttttcaaatgattgaatttcaggggaaaacatggctgcctgaaagactcttttagcaaactcaaccaatctcagtcagaatataactataatgtatattatttttattctctttttaaaaaactttaatctcccaccccgcccagataacccagaacttcatataacagcaagtccttcaacttggcaactaaccagtgctgccatttacctcttaatgacctccccctgattagaagcgccccttccccaccactaaaacctcaagcctccattcctactggacctccatttcctttctgggacCCCTGCATTGATGATGGCTATTTGGTGTGACACAGAAACCCAATGCCTCTCCACTATGTCCCATGTGACACTGATGCTTAAAGCTGCTAAACAGAGtgtcgccccccccaaaaaaagggggtCACTTTCTTATAAACACAGTAACATTGATCTGTTGCGCTCTTCATGTACTATATAGGGAATTGATATGTTAATCTTTTAGATTACTTACTAGATATACTCTATCTATACCACCTTCACCACTACCTCAAGACACACCCCTCATTTTCTCAGTGACACCCTTTCACATAAACAATCAAGTACTAGAATACCTCTTGAAATTcccttttctaatttataaaaaaaacattatacttagtcagaagaccacttatgattataacaTCGCTTAAACCCTACCCTTGTGCTAATATATCCTATTCTCTGTACCTACTCATCTATTAAGATTTCTTCATCTCCGCTCAACAATATTTAGTTATCTGTTATTCTCCTCTAACTCAAAGATCCAGCACCACATGACCTCAACACAGCCCTCAACCCTGCATACTACCTATATTTGAAGTAATATGCCACAACAATAATAAACTTCCATACTTAAGtagctttataatatatatatatatatatatatgtatatatatatatatatatatatatatatgtatatatgtatgtatatgcaccacatctggtatttatatctctggttgtTGTCCTACAGTTGGCATGAGTGTATTCCTATGTCTATTCagaatctgtgaagattttctctactcagtagaaatgggtatccagagaggatgtactggttaccctctttatatttcccatatcaCCATGTTTGAAGCTTAGCTTTGCATATCTTTCCCACCAGTGATGCCTTATTGTTGTGTCACTGGTTGCACAGTGCATCTCAGTGCTTGGGCAGCTATATCATGATGCTTCTTTGGTAACCCCAGTGGAGTAGGGAATTTAGCCCTAGTGGTGCTTTGACAGAAACGTTTGATAGCTAAGGACATGGTCTGTGTGCTACTCCTACCAGTTACTTCACTGGGAAGGACAATGATatgtttacagcctgagaaaccatgaaaggggcagctacctagggtgctgaatgaactccatgagaggggtctgtgtggggtcgtatcaacagttatactctgggctccaaacagaaagacagcgcttgaacacaggtctgctttgcattgtttgaatgacattccagagcacattcaccatgccttactcaccataatcagggtgtcataattctgaggtcttgttcaccctctatctttttgccttcactgcctttgcagttggtctctggcatgctttccctgatgcaaatctcatttccctgaggtgcgtcttctctgtgtcagcttggtcaggccgtgatactcagtagattggcaatcatgctaccttgtaaatttgaagcccttgttgtgtgaaggcttatttgttggtctgtgatcccaaattactctagcaaagaagatgagactgctaccattgagatttagcgcattggaagtcctagagaagagatcttctcagtcgtacatgggagatgtgagtgaatatagagccaatagaagggtgttaatttttcttatatattatggatattgtcttccatttgtataagttcaccagggtgagcttatgtgataaaccatgtcacaaatgtaggttggaataccaaccctttatccagtaaaggactaacacctctggttggatgtcaccctgatggatgccctgcacggtcttttattttatctgttagctaggacatgtgttagtaagcttgtatgcactttctcaaagtacacaaggaatgagggagcagaataagcactaagttctcataacaaatggccttacccggaaactcaaggtgttggtccttgagaatgatttgtcttcactttcggcagtccatggtgctgtcaatgttttctgccattactatattctaacactttgattcttcttcagtcttcctttctatgcactgaagaatgtataactttcacattccttggtcacaggaaattgaaaatactgtttgcacacttctttaatttccttttctcaattgtgttttaaatatattacatgccctaaatcaatgacactacaagcagaagaatcatatgctccaaggggatgattgataaagttatctgcattaaagtaaaaaaaaatctggaaggtgagaagaggtgaatagaaaacacagagttaggggtggatgtgggggtcacacttaaccctagctcaatctaagaacaattagttcttatgacattgccctgatcagtatgtgcccttttgaaggaaccacaggtgtgggtgctacagcaaagtgtggtgaagaaatgagatggtatcttgctctcagaaagaatggtgtctggggtcttaagctttgtttttaaacaagcagtcatctcagtgtaacgtcaactaagtccacatggagaagaacaccaacatgctgatcaaaggattgccaatagtcacattcaaatctaaggagagaattgtatcagagtttaattttttaactctgattttgagaaggctgtggatgacatttgaaggccaaatacatttgcgggttctacacaaggaataagcttctggtgatttctctctgaccataaataagggatgggaataacctggttatcagacagagtattagagagatgattatagcagattgaaataaaaaatctgacttgaaagttaaaaacttgttatttgatctccctattgatacactttcaccttaatcttgttttttaatactttctggttttggtttccaaattgagtttatttctttactgttgttgttattgttggcagcCTTCTGAGTCTGTTATGGATCTTTCTATACATATTTGGTATGTAGAACCCAGTGTGGGTGACTCTATAGAAACTATAGCTAcattaagggttcctggtgggagataatgaggagttgctatcaagaaatttaagcaaaaacaaacaaacaaaaaagaaatataagccaaaagaaaatgtttgaaactgatagtcatttgcatgacaagatacaactattgaatgatgtgatatctggattagttctcaaaatggtttgaggaaaaagaaagaatcagaaaattccaaggcttctgcaggcatactttaaaatcctcaaggtaacatctttgcttttcaacactttttttttgttgcatttccaactctttattttagttttgtttaaatgcattttatttttagacaacctacacgacattttgtgtgtttttttctttaaaaaaaagcctcTGCTCCAAAAAATCAAGGTCACCGCTCCAAGTCAAGGTCACAAGTCGACGCAGAGCTCATGATGGCATCAGTTCCGTTTGTCTCGGTCCTGGTGTCGTGTGGGCGGACCGCAGACAGCTAGGAGGAGGGGCGGTCGGGCGGTCGGTCGTGCGTTGCCcactgtcagcacttctccatctCTAAGCTGTCCTTGAAGAAGATCATGTACGGGGTCCCGCCGCCCTCGCGGTAGTCCAGCAGGGCCACCATGCCGTCGGGAATCGTGTTCTCGCCCTGAAAGAACTGGTACTTCTTGAAATTGGCGAGGATGTGCTTGATCTGCTCGGCAGCCCCGGTCATAAAGGGCTTCATGCGTTCCGGCTTCCGCTCCTCCAGCTTGCCTTTGAGggatttcatgtagtccttgatgtaCCTCTTGTAGGCCTCCTTGGTGAAGCTGGTCtcctgcaagtgatggttcatgacGATGTCCACGTCGGTGACCACCTTGTGCTCGGGCCCGTCGCCCTCGGGGCCTTCGGCGGACGCGTTGCCGCCGATGAGCGCGTCATAGATGTGGCCTTGGGCCCTGCGGACCATGGTAccctccacttccagacacagcccgcCCGTGATCTCCCAGATCTTGTACACGTCAGAGAACAGCTCATCTCGGCTGATGAGGTCCCGGTAGATGATCATGACGGTGGCGAGAGGGCGGTGGCTGCGCTGGCTTCGGGCAGCTCGGAGCTCcaagaggacagcgctgaagggAGCGAAAGTTACAGTTGGCGCTGGGGGTGGGGCGGCCGGCGCAAGGGGAGGGGcatctggcagaaggggcggggtgcttttcaacactttcaagatgtcttttgaagcagatttatctactgtcatggttcacttgatctcttgacttctgcttccatgggcacttattgtgcatgcaagcaagatgtaatcattgacaatcccaatatgttctaaaattctcattatgctatgtattggtccagtcacataaaatgtaactttctacccacccctatgggaagagaatgactttctgtttgtgaaagccttacaagtgttgtatttatttctttcataatgagcatgtgtaacagaaagcatacaagtctacttttggggtgaactgggtgtaatctatattgaattttgaagatatggatttacttgctgtattcaatataaacagggcaaacagattggTATGTACTGCTCACTCTCTATCTCTTTTAAAGCTCAGTACCTATTCGGGGCCCtcattgtgtttaaatatcttaATTATATGCAGAGGTTCATTATCTGTATCAACTTTCTGGGGTCATAATTCTTTGTAGTGTAGTAATTACGTAATGATGTCAGTTTTAGAGTCTGGTCGAGTAGTATGCTCAGtgggtctattaatcaagagatggtggcttcaaactcaccaagtttccaattgagaaaggtgagaagtttgctcccataaagacatattttagtttttatcaaagtacctgatacttcctcttgagtggaaatggaatggtccacgtgtactttataggagaaatatgtggtttttctaatcccagaaagaattacagtcataaaaactcacaggggcagttctaccttgtcctaaatagttattagtctgctctgatgcaatggcagtgagaatatttttactcttattctggattatggtatataatgaaaacattttcagttgcctgcagggatgtgggtgatttttctgttttcctgatagtaggacatgcaatagggccagtagtttggggatcctattatggacagcattgagggaactagggagcaattctagtctgtccaatgattggctatgagggggaatggacacagtgttactgggcttgatttattttatgttgatgatataaaatgaaactctgatggatcagttgtgatggtatcatgtgtgaagacattccatggtaaagggattcaggctgtttggtaaatcctttaCTCCCTTCATAAGCTTTCTGGGATAAAGGTAAAGGGATTATCCTGTGGTATAGCAGCACAGCCTTTCAtctctgaaagcattatagagaattgaaaagagagatgtaggacctgactacagcaagaaaggagacctggatcagagttcttctgtggaccagcagtccctacacagtgaacctcctagatccaaggtaatgttgaagcacacatacacatacacagtgctatctaaagcaagttaatccca comes from Tenrec ecaudatus isolate mTenEca1 unplaced genomic scaffold, mTenEca1.hap1 Scaffold_208, whole genome shotgun sequence and encodes:
- the LOC142436302 gene encoding translationally-controlled tumor protein-like; its protein translation is MIIYRDLISRDELFSDVYKIWEITGGLCLEVEGTMVRRAQGHIYDALIGGNASAEGPEGDGPEHKVVTDVDIVMNHHLQETSFTKEAYKRYIKDYMKSLKGKLEERKPERMKPFMTGAAEQIKHILANFKKYQFFQGENTIPDGMVALLDYREGGGTPYMIFFKDSLEMEKC